The Chloroherpetonaceae bacterium genome has a segment encoding these proteins:
- a CDS encoding DNA methyltransferase — protein sequence MKDYQERTYLSLVEAAQYLNVSVKTVECLVKSGKLRATVAASGQRRFSLSDLQMLCQPHSSTHAPASLPRLNVIEQNGTTQTLVIDSSTEMSDLAEESVHLVVTSPPYFNAKMYSRKPLNNDLGDIHDIDEWFEKIGQVWRECFRVLQSGRKLFINIMNLPVRLEGGGFRTLNLVGRTIDLCESIGFIFKRDIVWHKTNGVRAHFGTYPYPGGILINNMHEFILEFDKPAKPGANKYSHLTKEQKERSKLDKDFWLSIKNSDVWLMKPEKSGQHRNHVAPFPRELPRRLIKAFSYVGETVLDPFLGSGTTCLAAAELGRNGIGYEINPEIAAGALQALRCTQFDMFSLVQ from the coding sequence ATGAAGGACTACCAAGAACGCACCTATCTTTCGCTAGTGGAAGCAGCACAGTATCTCAATGTGTCCGTCAAAACCGTTGAATGTCTTGTTAAGAGCGGCAAACTTAGGGCAACGGTTGCAGCAAGTGGTCAGCGGCGGTTTTCACTTTCAGACCTACAAATGTTGTGCCAGCCGCACAGTTCAACACACGCACCTGCATCACTTCCACGCTTAAATGTGATTGAACAAAACGGCACGACACAAACTCTCGTCATTGATAGCTCGACCGAAATGTCCGACTTAGCCGAGGAGAGTGTGCACCTTGTCGTAACCTCGCCGCCTTACTTCAACGCTAAGATGTACTCACGCAAGCCACTAAACAACGACTTGGGTGACATTCACGACATAGACGAATGGTTTGAGAAAATCGGTCAAGTTTGGCGCGAGTGTTTTCGCGTTTTGCAATCGGGTAGAAAACTCTTCATCAACATCATGAACCTTCCTGTGCGACTGGAAGGCGGCGGCTTTCGCACGCTGAATCTCGTGGGCAGAACGATTGACCTCTGCGAATCCATCGGCTTTATCTTCAAACGCGATATCGTTTGGCACAAAACCAATGGCGTGCGCGCTCATTTCGGCACGTATCCATACCCCGGTGGAATCCTCATCAACAATATGCACGAGTTCATCTTGGAATTCGACAAGCCCGCTAAACCCGGCGCTAATAAGTATTCGCACCTCACAAAAGAGCAAAAAGAGCGCTCCAAACTAGACAAAGACTTTTGGCTTTCTATCAAGAATAGCGATGTATGGTTAATGAAGCCTGAAAAAAGTGGGCAACACCGTAACCATGTTGCCCCTTTTCCGAGAGAATTGCCGCGCCGCCTTATTAAGGCGTTCAGTTATGTGGGTGAAACGGTGTTAGACCCCTTCTTGGGTTCGGGCACGACTTGTCTTGCTGCAGCAGAACTGGGGCGCAACGGTATCGGTTATGAAATCAATCCCGAAATTGCAGCTGGCGCACTTCAAGCCTTGCGCTGCACGCAATTTGATATGTTTTCGCTTGTGCAGTAG
- the fusA gene encoding elongation factor G — translation MIYQPQFIRNVAVAGHAGSGKTMLTEAIAYTLGLIKRMGAIEHGNTVSDHAPDEIARQHSVNSSLITGTWQNGDGNIYKINFIDTPGFTDFHGDVKCAIRAADTVLIAVNACTGVEVGTELVWEYAKEFYKPTAFVITKLDNDRADYEGVLEQLRERFGHQVAPVQFPAEEGLGHHLLVDVLRMKEYEFTPDKLGAVVEHAIEEPYRKRASLHHQELVESVAESDDGLMERFFEEGGELTEVELRDGIKHALVTRTLFPVFCTSPVHLIGVERLLDAFVYLFPSPIERGAEHACRVHTNEEYLVEPNPNAETVAFVFKTVSEPHIGELSFLRIYSGHIESGHELINAQTGQPEKLGQIYTVVGKERRPVERLLAGDIGVVLKLKDTHTNNTLADRGVDYIISPVSFPEPLTDLAIKPKAKGDEDRISSALYHLHEEDPSFRISRDEEFAQTILSGLGDVHLETIIRRLKEKFGIEVETSPPRVPYRETIRTVAKAQGKYKKQTGGRGHYGDVWLRLEPLPRGAGFQFESEVVGGVVPTRFLPAVQKGIEETMQKGLLAGYPIVDVKAVPYDGSHHPVDSSEYSFKVAASLAFKAAFEKARPTLLEPIYKVMVFTPETFTGEIMGDLSSRRGKILGMESDGLLQRLSALVPLAELYGYQSALNRITQGRARFTREFYGYEEVPAEIAPKLIKAFKPVEAE, via the coding sequence ATGATTTACCAGCCTCAATTTATCCGCAATGTGGCGGTCGCTGGGCATGCAGGCAGCGGCAAAACTATGCTCACCGAAGCGATTGCTTACACGCTCGGTCTCATCAAGCGAATGGGTGCTATCGAACATGGCAACACGGTCTCTGACCATGCGCCCGATGAGATTGCCCGGCAGCATAGCGTTAATTCCAGCTTGATTACTGGCACGTGGCAAAACGGTGACGGTAACATCTACAAAATCAACTTCATTGACACGCCCGGTTTTACTGACTTTCACGGTGATGTCAAATGTGCCATCCGCGCAGCTGATACCGTGCTGATTGCTGTAAATGCCTGCACGGGCGTAGAAGTTGGCACGGAACTCGTTTGGGAGTATGCCAAAGAATTTTACAAGCCTACCGCATTTGTGATTACCAAGCTGGACAATGACCGTGCGGACTACGAAGGCGTCTTGGAACAACTGCGAGAGCGCTTTGGGCATCAAGTTGCCCCTGTGCAGTTCCCTGCCGAAGAAGGTCTGGGACATCACCTGCTTGTCGATGTGCTACGAATGAAGGAGTATGAATTTACGCCTGATAAACTCGGTGCAGTGGTAGAGCATGCGATTGAAGAGCCGTATCGCAAACGCGCTAGCTTGCATCATCAAGAGCTGGTTGAGAGTGTTGCAGAAAGTGATGACGGCTTGATGGAACGCTTCTTTGAGGAAGGTGGTGAACTTACCGAAGTAGAACTTAGAGATGGCATCAAGCACGCTCTTGTTACCCGCACCCTATTTCCCGTTTTTTGCACCTCACCTGTGCATTTGATTGGTGTTGAACGTCTGCTTGATGCGTTTGTCTATCTTTTCCCTTCACCGATCGAGCGCGGGGCAGAGCATGCATGTCGTGTCCACACCAATGAAGAGTATCTCGTTGAGCCAAATCCCAATGCAGAAACTGTCGCATTTGTGTTTAAGACCGTCTCTGAACCGCATATTGGCGAGCTATCATTCTTGCGCATCTATTCAGGGCATATTGAGAGTGGGCACGAACTGATCAATGCTCAGACAGGGCAGCCTGAAAAGCTCGGTCAGATTTACACTGTGGTCGGCAAGGAGCGCCGTCCTGTAGAACGCCTTTTAGCAGGTGATATTGGCGTGGTCTTAAAGCTCAAAGATACACACACCAACAATACATTAGCGGATAGGGGCGTGGATTACATTATCTCTCCGGTTTCGTTTCCTGAGCCTCTCACTGACCTGGCCATCAAGCCGAAAGCCAAAGGTGATGAAGACCGCATTTCTTCAGCGCTGTATCACTTGCACGAGGAAGACCCCAGTTTTCGCATCAGTCGCGATGAAGAGTTTGCGCAAACGATTCTTTCAGGCTTAGGTGATGTGCATCTGGAAACAATTATTCGTCGCCTAAAGGAAAAGTTTGGCATTGAGGTAGAAACGTCACCGCCCCGTGTGCCTTACCGCGAAACGATTCGCACAGTTGCTAAAGCACAAGGCAAGTATAAGAAGCAAACCGGCGGACGCGGTCATTACGGTGATGTCTGGCTACGCCTCGAGCCACTACCACGTGGTGCAGGTTTTCAATTTGAGTCAGAAGTGGTCGGCGGCGTGGTGCCGACGCGTTTTCTACCTGCGGTGCAGAAAGGCATTGAAGAAACCATGCAAAAGGGCTTGCTTGCAGGCTACCCTATTGTTGATGTGAAAGCTGTGCCATATGATGGCTCACATCACCCTGTCGATAGCTCGGAATACTCGTTCAAAGTAGCAGCCAGTCTTGCCTTTAAAGCCGCGTTTGAGAAAGCACGTCCAACGCTACTTGAACCAATTTACAAAGTGATGGTCTTCACGCCTGAAACCTTTACAGGTGAAATTATGGGTGACCTTTCCAGCCGCCGTGGGAAAATTCTGGGAATGGAAAGCGACGGTCTTTTGCAACGCCTCTCTGCACTGGTTCCTTTGGCAGAGCTTTACGGCTACCAATCTGCACTGAACCGCATTACGCAAGGACGTGCGCGCTTCACACGCGAGTTTTACGGTTACGAGGAAGTGCCTGCTGAAATTGCCCCAAAACTCATCAAAGCGTTTAAGCCTGTGGAGGCAGAATAA
- a CDS encoding Uma2 family endonuclease, translating into MAEPVKNVETKTPPTAWADEMAPIMELDISHIQTDDQAPVDSLFTERQQRLLVEPLYVSWKPSQPFLACDNVAIFYGLYLPPVVPDMFLSLGVEPPQGALIHEKRRRSYFVWEYSKPPDVVVEVLSPSYGGEFDEKMRLYAQIGVGYYVVYDPADFRTTKRLTCYELQGRRYEEVLSGKLEGVGLEVRLWRGVFEGIEAEWLRWYDASGNLLLTGAELAEKERQRAEQAEARAERLAAELRKLGIDPDRI; encoded by the coding sequence ATGGCTGAACCTGTGAAAAATGTGGAGACCAAGACGCCTCCGACGGCTTGGGCTGACGAGATGGCGCCAATTATGGAACTGGACATTTCTCACATTCAAACTGATGACCAAGCTCCTGTGGATAGTCTCTTTACGGAACGTCAGCAGCGCCTACTTGTAGAGCCGCTTTATGTCAGTTGGAAGCCAAGTCAGCCCTTTTTAGCCTGCGACAATGTCGCCATTTTCTACGGACTGTATTTGCCGCCTGTGGTGCCTGATATGTTTCTCAGTCTCGGTGTGGAACCGCCGCAAGGGGCGTTGATTCACGAAAAGCGTCGCCGGTCATATTTTGTTTGGGAGTATAGCAAGCCGCCAGATGTGGTGGTGGAGGTGCTTTCACCCAGTTATGGCGGGGAGTTTGATGAGAAGATGCGGTTGTATGCTCAGATTGGGGTGGGTTACTATGTGGTGTATGACCCTGCGGATTTTCGGACAACGAAGCGGCTGACGTGTTATGAACTGCAGGGCAGGCGATATGAGGAAGTGTTGTCAGGCAAGTTAGAGGGAGTTGGGTTGGAGGTGCGGTTGTGGCGTGGTGTGTTCGAGGGAATAGAGGCGGAGTGGCTACGCTGGTATGATGCATCAGGGAATTTACTACTGACTGGTGCAGAACTGGCAGAAAAAGAACGCCAACGCGCCGAGCAAGCCGAAGCGCGCGCCGAGCGATTAGCCGCAGAACTGCGCAAACTGGGCATTGACCCTGACAGGATTTAA
- a CDS encoding response regulator: protein MIRKMLLADDDRDIHFYVQSVLQTSWLSIKSVYNGKDALKEFEAMDYDLILTDLSMPEMNGVDLIKALFQSKFKVPPVVVLSSMSDTSLIVKCLSAGVSDYIIKPAEPSRIRKTVYGILHLDESGNPVAQRPLSSYMGEMTMMKSTGKLLLDDGKNTGVMYYEEGKLKQIQFAGLTGLEALEAAKRAKFLNVSFAPSNPVGDTK from the coding sequence ATGATTAGAAAAATGTTGCTGGCTGACGACGATCGAGATATCCACTTTTACGTGCAGTCAGTCCTCCAAACCTCGTGGCTCAGCATTAAGTCGGTCTATAATGGCAAAGATGCCCTCAAGGAGTTTGAGGCAATGGATTATGATTTGATTCTGACCGACCTTTCTATGCCTGAAATGAATGGTGTAGATTTAATCAAAGCGCTGTTTCAGTCGAAGTTCAAAGTGCCTCCTGTAGTGGTGCTAAGCTCGATGTCGGATACAAGTTTAATTGTTAAATGCCTTAGTGCAGGCGTCTCAGACTACATTATCAAACCTGCTGAACCTTCTCGCATTCGAAAGACAGTCTATGGCATTTTGCACTTAGATGAGTCTGGCAATCCAGTCGCACAGCGCCCGCTTTCAAGCTATATGGGCGAAATGACAATGATGAAATCGACGGGTAAGCTGCTCTTGGACGACGGTAAGAACACGGGCGTGATGTATTACGAAGAAGGCAAGCTGAAACAAATTCAGTTTGCTGGTCTGACAGGGTTAGAAGCGCTTGAGGCAGCCAAGCGTGCAAAGTTTCTGAACGTAAGTTTTGCACCAAGCAACCCAGTGGGCGATACGAAGTAA
- a CDS encoding gas vesicle protein GvpG, which yields MFLIDDLLLLPFRALKGIADAIDEQVRKETSNVAKIQEKLMELQFKFEMDEIDEAEYTRREAELLRELERARKS from the coding sequence ATGTTTTTAATTGATGATTTGCTTCTTTTGCCCTTTCGAGCACTGAAAGGTATCGCTGATGCAATTGATGAGCAGGTTCGGAAAGAAACCAGCAATGTGGCCAAAATTCAAGAGAAGTTAATGGAGCTGCAGTTTAAGTTTGAAATGGACGAAATTGACGAAGCAGAATATACTAGGAGAGAAGCTGAACTGTTACGTGAGCTTGAGCGGGCACGAAAAAGCTAA
- the mtnA gene encoding S-methyl-5-thioribose-1-phosphate isomerase: MIQVIVFENKRLTYLDQRFLPLKEVFVHTKDYRKVIEAIKTLAIRGAPLIGIAAAYAAALAVQAYKGKKSGLKRYFYHALSELDAARPTAVNLFWATARARAAFNRVYEQSDISTIAKAILEEAEAIHQKEVQNCDAIARHGTELLRRDFAHQLLQRRLTVLTHCNTGTLATGGIGTALGVIKQAYLEGLIEKVFVSETRPLLQGLRLTTFELEKEEIPYQAIADSSAGFLFQKGMIDLVITGADRIAANGDTANKIGTYTHAVNAAFHKRKFYVAAPLSTFDATLSCGEEILIEQRAGTELTSIYGRNVAPQKTPVLNYAFDITPATLISSIITERGVAEPDFKTSLAQIAAETKVLHHD; encoded by the coding sequence ATGATACAAGTAATCGTGTTTGAAAATAAACGGCTTACCTACTTAGACCAGCGATTTTTGCCGCTGAAAGAGGTGTTTGTTCATACAAAGGATTACCGAAAGGTAATTGAGGCAATTAAGACGCTAGCAATTCGCGGAGCCCCGCTGATTGGCATTGCCGCGGCTTATGCAGCAGCGCTGGCAGTGCAAGCCTACAAAGGCAAGAAAAGCGGCTTGAAGCGATACTTCTATCATGCACTGAGTGAGTTAGATGCAGCTCGCCCAACTGCAGTGAATCTTTTCTGGGCAACTGCGCGCGCAAGAGCAGCGTTTAACCGAGTCTATGAGCAGAGCGACATTTCAACGATTGCCAAAGCAATTTTGGAAGAAGCAGAAGCGATTCATCAAAAGGAAGTGCAAAACTGCGATGCAATTGCGCGTCATGGCACAGAACTATTGCGGCGCGACTTTGCACACCAGCTTCTGCAGCGGCGCCTGACCGTGCTAACACACTGCAACACTGGCACCTTAGCGACAGGCGGAATTGGCACAGCATTAGGTGTCATCAAACAAGCCTATCTCGAGGGACTGATAGAAAAGGTCTTTGTCTCTGAGACTCGCCCGTTGCTGCAAGGCTTACGGCTCACCACCTTTGAGCTGGAAAAGGAGGAAATTCCCTATCAAGCGATAGCTGATTCTTCGGCAGGCTTTCTGTTTCAGAAAGGAATGATTGATTTAGTCATCACAGGGGCAGACCGCATTGCTGCAAATGGGGATACAGCAAACAAAATCGGCACCTACACCCATGCTGTAAATGCGGCTTTTCATAAGCGAAAATTTTATGTGGCAGCACCTCTATCAACTTTTGACGCAACGCTCTCGTGCGGAGAAGAAATCTTGATTGAGCAACGCGCTGGCACGGAGCTAACATCCATCTATGGGCGGAATGTTGCACCGCAAAAAACGCCCGTGCTGAACTATGCCTTTGACATCACACCCGCTACGCTAATTTCAAGCATTATCACTGAAAGAGGGGTTGCAGAACCTGATTTCAAAACATCGCTGGCGCAAATAGCTGCTGAAACAAAAGTCTTGCATCACGATTAA
- a CDS encoding GvpL/GvpF family gas vesicle protein, which produces MNPEELIYLYAIVDAPVAVSAVRMLKVQELYVAVANVSWSEFNETALQANFRNLSWLEERARQHEAVIEAIMQHATVVPCRFPTLFYSESAAQVFVSQHYEQFVRLIEKFRGKEEWGVKVYSQSNALCKAVVEMPELKAMDADIAQASAGKAFLLRKQREKRLGELLHQYQGAVLEELFQSLRQWAVETKQNPVLPKDMTGQGDEMILNAALLVACTNTKAFLADVEAIGHKLSQKGLRLEISGPWAAYNFCTMPTAHLSTEK; this is translated from the coding sequence ATGAATCCAGAAGAGTTAATCTACCTGTATGCGATTGTAGATGCGCCTGTAGCGGTGTCGGCGGTGCGGATGCTAAAGGTGCAAGAGCTGTATGTAGCGGTTGCGAATGTGTCTTGGTCAGAATTCAACGAAACAGCACTGCAAGCCAATTTCCGAAACCTAAGCTGGCTGGAAGAGCGTGCGCGTCAGCACGAGGCCGTCATTGAAGCGATAATGCAGCACGCAACAGTGGTGCCGTGCAGGTTTCCGACATTGTTTTATTCAGAGAGTGCCGCACAAGTTTTCGTGTCGCAGCATTACGAGCAGTTCGTTAGGCTAATTGAGAAGTTTAGAGGCAAAGAGGAGTGGGGCGTGAAGGTGTATAGCCAATCTAATGCGCTCTGCAAAGCAGTGGTGGAAATGCCCGAGCTGAAAGCGATGGACGCAGACATTGCGCAGGCATCGGCAGGAAAAGCCTTTCTGCTACGAAAGCAGCGTGAAAAACGCTTGGGGGAACTTTTGCACCAGTATCAAGGCGCAGTTTTGGAAGAGCTTTTTCAGAGCCTAAGGCAGTGGGCAGTCGAGACAAAGCAAAATCCCGTTTTGCCCAAAGATATGACAGGACAAGGTGATGAGATGATTCTCAATGCTGCATTGCTTGTAGCGTGCACAAATACCAAAGCCTTTCTTGCAGATGTAGAAGCAATAGGTCACAAGCTTAGTCAAAAGGGATTAAGGCTTGAAATCAGCGGGCCTTGGGCAGCTTACAACTTTTGCACAATGCCAACCGCACACCTGAGCACTGAAAAATGA
- a CDS encoding gas vesicle protein K produces the protein MFGESSQEELAEKVAPNSNGLPKHLNLEPENVEQGLGQLVLTLVEILRQVLERQALRRMESGTLSEEEIERLGLTLMKLDEKITELCGVFGIAREDLKLSLGELENLL, from the coding sequence ATGTTTGGAGAATCAAGTCAGGAAGAATTGGCAGAAAAAGTAGCACCTAATTCAAATGGACTGCCAAAGCACTTGAACTTAGAGCCAGAGAACGTGGAGCAAGGATTAGGACAACTGGTGCTCACGCTGGTTGAAATCTTGCGGCAGGTGTTAGAGCGGCAAGCATTGCGACGAATGGAATCGGGCACTTTAAGCGAAGAAGAAATCGAGCGATTGGGGCTGACGCTGATGAAACTAGACGAAAAAATCACTGAGCTTTGTGGCGTGTTTGGTATTGCACGCGAGGACCTAAAGCTGAGCTTGGGCGAACTGGAGAACTTGCTGTAG
- the bchF gene encoding 2-vinyl bacteriochlorophyllide hydratase — protein sequence MPRYTPEQLRKRNRSIWTKVQLILAPIQFVVFIVGFILTYLYYVGEISDFRVVTYAIIVKTLFIVVLFVTGALFEKEIFGQWVYAPEFFWEDVGSTIAMSVHFLYFILAAFKASTEALIWCAFAAYFSYVVNAAQYLIRLWLEKRNEKRLKAQGIAVR from the coding sequence ATGCCACGCTACACACCAGAACAGCTACGCAAGCGTAATCGCTCTATCTGGACAAAGGTGCAGCTGATTCTTGCACCGATTCAATTTGTAGTCTTCATTGTTGGCTTTATTCTCACCTACCTTTACTATGTGGGGGAAATCTCCGACTTTCGAGTTGTAACCTATGCAATCATCGTCAAAACGCTCTTTATTGTGGTGCTGTTCGTAACAGGGGCGCTTTTCGAGAAGGAAATTTTTGGGCAGTGGGTTTACGCACCTGAATTTTTCTGGGAAGATGTAGGAAGCACAATCGCAATGTCGGTGCACTTCCTCTACTTCATTCTTGCCGCATTTAAGGCATCTACGGAAGCGCTAATTTGGTGTGCCTTTGCTGCATACTTTAGCTATGTGGTCAATGCAGCGCAGTATCTAATTCGCCTCTGGCTGGAAAAGCGCAATGAAAAGCGCCTAAAGGCACAAGGGATTGCTGTGCGTTGA
- a CDS encoding gas vesicle protein gives MTPKPSKEVTLVELLDRILNKGVVIGGDIFISVAGVELVYIDLRVLIGSMETIERMRGKSALPLLPAKS, from the coding sequence ATGACACCAAAACCAAGCAAAGAGGTCACGCTTGTAGAACTTTTAGACCGCATCTTAAACAAAGGGGTAGTGATTGGTGGCGACATTTTTATCTCCGTCGCAGGGGTCGAATTGGTCTATATTGACCTGCGGGTGCTGATTGGCTCAATGGAGACAATTGAGCGCATGCGAGGAAAAAGCGCTTTGCCGCTCTTGCCTGCAAAATCCTAA
- a CDS encoding response regulator has protein sequence MWSQPSQTYKMLVVDDEEDFHLFIHTALKEYPVEIKGVYTGREALKQIQEERYDLILLDIMMPEGTGGDFMRVVHTQMLSVPPIVVMSSMNDARLVQNVLSTGAAAFILKPIDAAELRNTVRKILNC, from the coding sequence ATGTGGTCGCAGCCGAGCCAGACATATAAGATGCTTGTAGTTGATGACGAAGAGGACTTCCATCTCTTTATCCACACTGCACTAAAAGAGTATCCCGTTGAAATCAAAGGTGTCTATACAGGTCGCGAGGCACTGAAACAAATTCAGGAGGAACGATACGACCTGATTTTGCTCGACATTATGATGCCAGAAGGGACAGGCGGCGACTTTATGCGTGTCGTGCATACGCAGATGCTATCGGTGCCCCCAATTGTGGTGATGAGTTCAATGAACGATGCGAGGCTTGTGCAAAATGTGCTGAGCACTGGCGCAGCGGCTTTTATTTTGAAGCCGATCGACGCCGCTGAATTACGAAATACTGTCAGAAAAATACTGAATTGCTAA
- a CDS encoding GvpL/GvpF family gas vesicle protein encodes MNGRYLYAIVLLPQSSEQRERLPTSLGKKGIGGRGDEVYLVQHHNIGIFLSASPTEPYSLSRENLLTHERILEELLAYYTLLPMQFSTIAESEEEVRCLLEREYERFYAMLEQLQGKKELGLKAIFHERIFQEIAEKSDPIRRKKAEIERIGATQAALIEIGKMVEAALEAEKQRYRTEILSSLRPLALQTVENKLIGDRMLLNAAFLVDVRQETAFDEKVRELGKALEDKVKFKYVGNVPPYNFVRLSLSLKPA; translated from the coding sequence ATGAATGGGCGATACCTTTATGCTATCGTGCTGCTTCCGCAATCAAGTGAGCAGCGCGAAAGACTGCCAACTTCGCTTGGCAAAAAAGGGATAGGCGGGCGTGGCGATGAAGTTTACCTTGTGCAACATCACAACATTGGTATCTTCCTTAGCGCCTCACCCACAGAACCATATTCACTATCCCGTGAAAACTTGCTGACACACGAGCGCATCTTAGAAGAGCTCTTAGCCTACTACACGCTTCTGCCTATGCAATTTTCTACCATCGCTGAAAGTGAAGAAGAAGTTAGGTGTCTATTAGAGCGTGAGTATGAACGGTTCTATGCAATGCTTGAGCAACTGCAAGGCAAAAAGGAGCTGGGTTTGAAAGCTATCTTTCACGAGAGAATTTTTCAGGAAATTGCAGAAAAAAGCGACCCTATTCGGCGCAAAAAGGCTGAAATTGAACGCATCGGTGCAACGCAAGCCGCACTCATTGAAATTGGCAAGATGGTAGAAGCGGCACTTGAAGCAGAAAAACAAAGATATCGTACGGAGATTCTATCAAGTCTCCGCCCGCTAGCACTGCAAACCGTAGAGAACAAGCTCATTGGCGATCGAATGCTACTCAATGCAGCTTTTCTTGTCGATGTGAGGCAAGAGACAGCCTTCGACGAAAAAGTGCGAGAGTTGGGCAAAGCCTTAGAGGATAAAGTGAAGTTCAAGTATGTGGGAAATGTGCCACCCTACAATTTTGTGCGGCTCTCGCTTTCACTGAAACCGGCATAG
- a CDS encoding DegV family protein yields the protein MRISIVTDSTCDLPQDLLFQYNIRQVPIRAVVQGKVSYDNYYDFDRDAFYKQQLDGTENAKFEAPTVDEFIQAYKKLCLETDMILSIHESSRLSETVKNARAAALAGMESMKKMRLQKNIGTPFQIRVIDSQSVSLGLGLLVLRAAELISRQVSFLRLSNALEKLAEQIFFYAVPKEPAYLRTAKEITKVSIFEAGLATFTDTKPVAVINKGQFKLIEKVKGYEPAIEHATKRALSQLQEKRSYEKVGFVYSGSALRLDEIAAVAQARAELAGMGLGSITSNMNPTLARYLGPGAVGIALINDDLSITDLAEIR from the coding sequence ATGAGAATTTCAATTGTAACAGACTCGACTTGTGATTTGCCACAAGACCTGCTTTTTCAATACAACATTCGCCAAGTCCCTATTCGTGCGGTGGTGCAAGGCAAAGTAAGTTACGACAATTACTATGACTTTGACCGTGATGCCTTTTACAAGCAGCAGCTGGATGGCACAGAGAATGCAAAGTTTGAAGCTCCTACGGTCGATGAGTTCATCCAAGCCTACAAGAAGCTCTGCTTGGAGACTGATATGATTCTCTCAATTCACGAATCAAGTCGATTGAGTGAAACAGTCAAAAATGCCCGTGCTGCAGCCTTAGCAGGAATGGAGAGTATGAAAAAAATGCGCCTGCAAAAGAATATTGGCACGCCATTTCAGATTCGTGTCATTGACTCGCAAAGTGTGTCGTTAGGCTTGGGGCTTTTGGTGCTACGTGCGGCAGAGCTAATTTCAAGACAAGTGTCGTTTCTACGGCTCTCTAATGCGCTGGAGAAACTGGCAGAGCAGATTTTCTTCTACGCTGTGCCCAAAGAGCCAGCTTACCTACGCACTGCAAAAGAAATTACAAAAGTCTCCATTTTTGAAGCTGGTCTTGCAACTTTTACTGACACGAAGCCCGTAGCCGTGATAAACAAAGGGCAGTTCAAACTAATCGAGAAAGTAAAAGGCTATGAACCAGCTATTGAGCACGCAACAAAACGAGCACTATCGCAGCTGCAGGAAAAACGCTCTTACGAGAAAGTAGGCTTTGTGTATAGTGGCAGCGCACTCAGACTAGACGAAATTGCAGCGGTTGCGCAAGCACGAGCCGAATTGGCTGGTATGGGTTTGGGTTCAATTACCTCCAATATGAACCCAACGTTAGCAAGATACTTAGGTCCAGGAGCTGTAGGCATTGCACTCATCAATGATGACCTTAGCATTACAGACCTTGCTGAAATACGGTGA